One stretch of Juglans microcarpa x Juglans regia isolate MS1-56 chromosome 3D, Jm3101_v1.0, whole genome shotgun sequence DNA includes these proteins:
- the LOC121254566 gene encoding QWRF motif-containing protein 2: MVAAISEAAASTNPKTISKQEEDQQTHLQRPPLLLSEKDNGHKNGLGNHPRRPRGRQVSSRYMSPSPSTSTSTSTSTSTTTTTTATSSSSSTSRRFPSPLLSRSSNSTPLSTSLSSSTATKRSQSVDRRRPITSRSMTPIPDSKHANGAEVSAATKLLVTSTRSLSVSFQGEAFSLPISKTKAQTPSLSNARKGTPERRKGTPVRGGDQVENSKPMDQHRWPGRTRQANTTISGLNNPFLSRSLDCGNGGFIDKKIVGMGSGKVVRALQNSMVTDWSRRASFDGRLSLDLGNSAELLKDVRKNPDANSANESSVPSDLTASDTDSVSSGSTSGVQDCGGIVAKGRGGGPRGIAVSARFWQETNSRLRRLQDPGSPLSTSPGSRMSVPAKFVPSKKFVSDGPLLSPRTMASPIRGATRPASPSKLWTSSASSPSRGVPSPSRVRNSLTGSLSSNSSSSPSILSFSVDIRRGKMGEDRIVDAHLLRLLYNRYLQWRFVNARADATFMVQKLNAEKNLWNAWVTISELRHSVTLKRIKLLLMKQKLKLASILRGQLNNLEEWSLLDRDHSSSLQGATEALRASTLRLPVIGKAVADIHNLKDALGSAVDVMQAMASSMYSLLSKVEDANTLVSELVKVTAKEQVLLEQCKDFLSTLAAMQVKDCSLRAHTIQLNRVPTTSSLTTRVN, from the exons ATGGTGGCAGCCATTTCTGAAGCAGCTGCTTCCACTAACCCCAAAACCATTTCCAAACAAGAAGAAGACCAGCAAACCCATCTGCAAAGACCCCCTCTGCTACTGTCGGAGAAAGACAATGGCCACAAAAATGGCCTTGGAAATCATCCTAGAAGACCCAGAGGCAGACAAGTCTCTTCCAGGTACATGTCTCCCTCTCCTTCTACATCTACTTCAACTTCCACTTCCACTTcgacaacaacaacaaccacGGCCACTTCTTCGTCATCTTCAACTTCTAGACGATTCCCGTCTCCTTTGCTCTCTCGCTCGTCCAATTCCACCCCTTTATCGACCTCATTGTCCTCTTCCACGGCTACAAAACGGTCCCAATCGGTGGACCGGAGGCGACCTATTACGTCTCGGTCCATGACGCCGATCCCCGACTCGAAACACGCCAATGGCGCTGAAGTATCTGCGGCTACTAAGCTTTTGGTCACATCTACTCGGAGTTTATCGGTGTCGTTTCAGGGTGAGGCGTTTTCACTTCCAATTAGCAAGACGAAGGCGCAAACTCCGAGCTTGAGCAATGCGAGGAAGGGTACACCGGAGCGGCGAAAGGGGACCCCCGTTAGAGGAGGAGATCAAGTAGAGAATTCGAAGCCAATGGACCAGCATCGGTGGCCCGGTAGGACCCGACAAGCGAATACGACTATCTCGGGTTTGAATAATCCCTTTTTGTCGAGGAGTTTGGATTGTGGAAATGGTGGTTTTATAGATAAGAAGATAGTTGGAATGGGATCTGGGAAGGTTGTTCGGGCATTGCAGAATTCAATGGTGACTGATTGGAGTCGGAGGGCCTCGTTTGATGGGAGGTTGAGCTTGGATTTGGGCAATTCAGCTGAGTTATTGAAAGATGTTCGGAAAAACCCGGATGCCAATTCAGCAAATGAATCTTCTGTGCCTTCTGATCTCACTGCATCTGATACTGATAGTGTGTCCTCTGGTAGCACTTCAGGAGTGCAAGATTGTGGTGGGATTGTTGCCAAGGGAAGAGGTGGGGGGCCTCGAGGGATTGCTGTTTCAGCAAGGTTTTGGCAGGAGACAAATAGTCGGTTGAGGCGCCTGCAGGATCCAGGGTCGCCGTTGTCGACGAGCCCTGGGTCAAGAATGTCTGTCCCAGCAAAGTTTGTCCCTTCGAAAAAGTTCGTTAGCGATGGTCCATTGTTGTCTCCACGAACAATGGCTTCACCTATTAGAGGAGCTACACGGCCTGCATCACCGAGTAAGCTTTGGACATCTTCAGCTTCGTCCCCATCGAGGGGGGTTCCTAGTCCTTCTCGGGTCAGGAATTCTCTTACGGGGTCATTGAGTAGTAATTCAAGTAGTTCACCTTCGATTCTTAGTTTCTCTGTTGATATTCGGAGGGGAAAGATGGGGGAAGATCGTATTGTTGATGCACACTTGTTGAGGCTTCTGTATAACCGTTACTTGCAATGGCGGTTTGTGAATGCGAGGGCTGATGCTACTTTCATGGTGCAGAAACTGAATGCTGAG AAAAATCTGTGGAATGCATGGGTGACAATTTCAGAACTACGGCACAGTGTCACacttaaaagaatcaagttaCTATTGATGAAGCAAAAACTGAAGCTAGCTTCCATCCTCAGGGGACAA TTGAACAACTTGGAAGAGTGGTCCCTTTTAGATAGAGACCACTCTAGTTCTTTGCAAGGAGCAACTGAAGCTTTGAGGGCCAGTACTCTCCGTCTTCCGGTTATTGGAAAAGCAGTA GCTGATATTCATAACTTAAAGGATGCCTTGGGTTCAGCAGTTGATGTGATGCAGGCAATGGCATCCTCAATGTACTCTCTTTTGTCAAAG GTAGAGGATGCAAACACCTTGGTGAGTGAACTTGTGAAGGTGACTGCAAAAGAACAGGTTTTGCTTGAACAATGCAAAGATTTTTTGTCCACGTTGGCAGCCATGCAG GTCAAGGATTGCAGCTTGAGAGCACATACAATACAACTTAACCGTGTACCAACTACCAGCAGCCTGACTACACGTGTGAACTGA
- the LOC121254570 gene encoding LOB domain-containing protein 38-like isoform X2, whose product MSCNGCRVLRKGCSDNCMLRQCLQWIENPQAQAHATVFVAKFFGRACLMSFISGVPERQRPGNWKVCQSAVETVLQGGALRVLPEFLGDQASMPEPDVDASGAHGNKQRCAGQLDLDLCLAGNDDLHKRKKARKRRSPSEESETTTLGSDYTGGNCITEGSGSERKILRLFV is encoded by the exons ATGAGTTGCAATGGCTGTAGGGTTCTTCGAAAGGGTTGCAGCGACAATTGCATGCTTCGACAATGCCTGCAATGGATAGAAAACCCTCAAGCCCAAGCTCACGCCACCGTCTTCGTCGCCAAGTTCTTTGGCCGTGCCTGTCTCATGTCCTTCATTTCCGGCGTCCCCGAACGCCAAAGACCcg GGAACTGGAAGGTGTGCCAATCGGCGGTGGAGACGGTTCTCCAAGGAGGCGCGTTACGGGTCCTACCGGAGTTTCTTGGCGACCAAGCTTCGATGCCTGAGCCGGATGTTGATGCTTCGGGAGCCCACGGCAACAAGCAGCGGTGTGCGGGTCAACTGGATCTGGATCTTTGCTTAGCCGGTAATGATGATTTGCATAAGAGAAAGAAAGCAAGGAAGAGAAGGAGCCCGTCTGAGGAGTCTGAAACGACGACTTTGGGAAGTGATTATACGGGTGGTAATTGTATTACAGAGGGATCGGGTAGTGAAAGAAAGATTCTGAGATTATTTGTTTGA
- the LOC121254570 gene encoding LOB domain-containing protein 38-like isoform X1 produces MSCNGCRVLRKGCSDNCMLRQCLQWIENPQAQAHATVFVAKFFGRACLMSFISGVPERQRPALFQSLLFEAVGRTVNPVNGVVGLLLTGNWKVCQSAVETVLQGGALRVLPEFLGDQASMPEPDVDASGAHGNKQRCAGQLDLDLCLAGNDDLHKRKKARKRRSPSEESETTTLGSDYTGGNCITEGSGSERKILRLFV; encoded by the exons ATGAGTTGCAATGGCTGTAGGGTTCTTCGAAAGGGTTGCAGCGACAATTGCATGCTTCGACAATGCCTGCAATGGATAGAAAACCCTCAAGCCCAAGCTCACGCCACCGTCTTCGTCGCCAAGTTCTTTGGCCGTGCCTGTCTCATGTCCTTCATTTCCGGCGTCCCCGAACGCCAAAGACCcg CTTTGTTTCAGTCGTTGTTATTTGAAGCGGTGGGACGGACCGTAAATCCGGTTAACGGAGTGGTGGGACTACTTTTGACAGGGAACTGGAAGGTGTGCCAATCGGCGGTGGAGACGGTTCTCCAAGGAGGCGCGTTACGGGTCCTACCGGAGTTTCTTGGCGACCAAGCTTCGATGCCTGAGCCGGATGTTGATGCTTCGGGAGCCCACGGCAACAAGCAGCGGTGTGCGGGTCAACTGGATCTGGATCTTTGCTTAGCCGGTAATGATGATTTGCATAAGAGAAAGAAAGCAAGGAAGAGAAGGAGCCCGTCTGAGGAGTCTGAAACGACGACTTTGGGAAGTGATTATACGGGTGGTAATTGTATTACAGAGGGATCGGGTAGTGAAAGAAAGATTCTGAGATTATTTGTTTGA
- the LOC121254571 gene encoding BTB/POZ domain-containing protein NPY2-like isoform X1: protein MKFMKLGSKPDSFQTDGNNVRYVSSELATDIALIVGDVKFYLHKFPLLSRSGRLQKLVTTTKEEKTDEVNISDIPGGPAAFEICAKFCYGMTVTLNAYNVVAARCAAEYLEMHETMERGNLIYKIDVFLTSSIFRSWKDSIIVLQTTKFLLPLCEELKVVSDCIDCIATKACIDVSKVDWSYTYNRKKLPEENGNDPNWNGVRNRPVPKDWWVEDLCDLEIGLYKRVLVNIKNIGIVSNDVIGEALKAYAYRRLPGFSKGMIQSGDMAKYRSIVDTIVWLLPADKGCVSCSFLLKLLKASILVNSGEMDKFELVRRIGQQLEEASVNDLLIRAPEEETTMFDVSTVQKIVQEFLMQDKSAEIESLEESHELQETRRSGILSEASKLMVAKLIDGYLAEISKDPNLTLSKFVDLAEMVCNISRPAHDGLYRAIDMYLKEHPGISKSEKKRICKLMDCKKLSVDACMHAVQNERLPLRIVVQVLYFEQVRAAASSGSSTPDIPKGIKDLNSGSHGSSRSATTNTEEDWDGVATPEDLKALKGELAALRLANGVGGSERNGDGKSNVDKAAINKMKGLLKSKILTKLWSGKGGQGDNSGSDSSDSLGSPNPEEGKSTPSRNRRHSVS, encoded by the exons ATGAAGTTTATGAAACTTGGATCAAAGCCGGATTCCTTTCAGACTGATGGAAACAATGTCAG GTATGTTTCAAGTGAGCTGGCAACAGACATCGCTCTTATTGTAGGGGATGTAAAATTTTATCTTCATAAG TTTCCACTACTGTCAAGAAGTGGCCGCTTGCAGAAGTTGGTCACAACCACTAAGGAAGAGAAGACAGATGAAGTTAACATTTCTGACATTCCCGGTGGTCCTGCTGCCTTTGAGATATGTGCCAAGTTTTGTTATGGCATGACTGTCACTCTCAATGCTTACAATGTTGTTGCTGCTCGATGTGCAGCTGAGTACCTAGAAATGCATGAGACCATGGAGAGAGGGAACCTCATCTACAAGATTGATGTCTTTCTTACCTCTAGCATTTTCCGCAGCTGGAAAGATTCAATCATTGTTCTGCAGACTACAAAGTTTCTACTACCATTATGTGAGGAGTTGAAGGTTGTCAGCGATTGCATTGACTGTATTGCTACCAAGGCCTGTATTGATGTTTCCAAGGTTGACTGGTCCTATACCTATAATCGGAAGAAGCTCCCAGAGGAAAATGGGAATGATCCAAACTGGAATGGTGTCAGAAACCGTCCAGTGCCAAAGGACTGGTGGGTTGAGGATTTGTGCGACCTTGAAATTGGTCTGTACAAGCGTGTTCTGGTGAATATTAAAAACATAGGGATTGTTTCAAATGATGTAATTGGGGAAGCCTTGAAAGCGTATGCTTATAGAAGGTTGCCAGGTTTCAGCAAGGGTATGATTCAGTCTGGAGACATGGCGAAGTACCGGTCAATAGTAGATACAATAGTGTGGCTGTTGCCTGCAGACAAAGGCTGTGTCTCTTGTAGTTTCTTGCTCAAATTGTTAAAAGCTTCCATTTTAGTGAACTCAGGAGAGATGGATAAGTTTGAGCTGGTAAGGAGAATAGGACAGCAACTGGAGGAGGCTTCTGTAAATGATCTTTTGATACGAGCACCAGAAGAGGAAACTACAATGTTTGATGTTAGTACGGTACAGAAAATAGTACAAGAGTTCCTAATGCAAGATAAGAGTGCTGAGATTGAATCGCTTGAAGAGAGCCATGAGCTTCAGGAGACAAGAAGGTCAGGGATTTTATCGGAGGCTTCCAAGCTGATGGTAGCAAAATTGATAGATGGATATCTTGCCGAAATTTCGAAGGATCCCAACCTAACCTTGTCGAAGTTTGTTGATCTTGCTGAAATGGTGTGCAATATCTCTCGGCCTGCTCATGACGGGCTCTACCGCGCCATTGACATGTATCTAAAG GAGCATCCAGGGATTAGCAAGAGCGAGAAGAAAAGGATATGCAAGCTGATGGACTGCAAGAAACTATCAGTTGATGCGTGCATGCATGCTGTTCAAAATGAGAGACTTCCATTGCGTATAGTAGTGCAGGTACTCTATTTTGAGCAGGTTAGGGCTGCAGCATCATCAGGCAGCAGCACTCCTGACATACCCAAAGGCATCAAGGATCTAAATAGTGGCTCTCATGGGAGCTCGAGGTCAGCAACAACTAATACAGAGGAAGACTGGGATGGGGTGGCAACACCTGAGGATCTCAAGGCACTAAAGGGGGAGCTAGCTGCTTTAAGGTTAGCCAATGGAGTGGGAGGTAGTGAAAGGAATGGTGATGGTAAAAGTAATGTGGACAAAGCTGCCATTAACAAAATGAAGGGGCTGCTTAAGTCGAAGATCCTTACCAAGCTGTGGTCTGGCAAGGGGGGACAAGGTGACAATAGCGGCTCGGATTCATCAGATAGTCTTGGTTCTCCCAACCCAGAAGAAGGTAAATCAACACCTTCCAGAAATAGGAGGCATTCAGTGTCTTAG
- the LOC121254571 gene encoding BTB/POZ domain-containing protein NPY2-like isoform X2 produces MKFMKLGSKPDSFQTDGNNVRYVSSELATDIALIVGDVKFYLHKFPLLSRSGRLQKLVTTTKEEKTDEVNISDIPAEYLEMHETMERGNLIYKIDVFLTSSIFRSWKDSIIVLQTTKFLLPLCEELKVVSDCIDCIATKACIDVSKVDWSYTYNRKKLPEENGNDPNWNGVRNRPVPKDWWVEDLCDLEIGLYKRVLVNIKNIGIVSNDVIGEALKAYAYRRLPGFSKGMIQSGDMAKYRSIVDTIVWLLPADKGCVSCSFLLKLLKASILVNSGEMDKFELVRRIGQQLEEASVNDLLIRAPEEETTMFDVSTVQKIVQEFLMQDKSAEIESLEESHELQETRRSGILSEASKLMVAKLIDGYLAEISKDPNLTLSKFVDLAEMVCNISRPAHDGLYRAIDMYLKEHPGISKSEKKRICKLMDCKKLSVDACMHAVQNERLPLRIVVQVLYFEQVRAAASSGSSTPDIPKGIKDLNSGSHGSSRSATTNTEEDWDGVATPEDLKALKGELAALRLANGVGGSERNGDGKSNVDKAAINKMKGLLKSKILTKLWSGKGGQGDNSGSDSSDSLGSPNPEEGKSTPSRNRRHSVS; encoded by the exons ATGAAGTTTATGAAACTTGGATCAAAGCCGGATTCCTTTCAGACTGATGGAAACAATGTCAG GTATGTTTCAAGTGAGCTGGCAACAGACATCGCTCTTATTGTAGGGGATGTAAAATTTTATCTTCATAAG TTTCCACTACTGTCAAGAAGTGGCCGCTTGCAGAAGTTGGTCACAACCACTAAGGAAGAGAAGACAGATGAAGTTAACATTTCTGACATTCCCG CTGAGTACCTAGAAATGCATGAGACCATGGAGAGAGGGAACCTCATCTACAAGATTGATGTCTTTCTTACCTCTAGCATTTTCCGCAGCTGGAAAGATTCAATCATTGTTCTGCAGACTACAAAGTTTCTACTACCATTATGTGAGGAGTTGAAGGTTGTCAGCGATTGCATTGACTGTATTGCTACCAAGGCCTGTATTGATGTTTCCAAGGTTGACTGGTCCTATACCTATAATCGGAAGAAGCTCCCAGAGGAAAATGGGAATGATCCAAACTGGAATGGTGTCAGAAACCGTCCAGTGCCAAAGGACTGGTGGGTTGAGGATTTGTGCGACCTTGAAATTGGTCTGTACAAGCGTGTTCTGGTGAATATTAAAAACATAGGGATTGTTTCAAATGATGTAATTGGGGAAGCCTTGAAAGCGTATGCTTATAGAAGGTTGCCAGGTTTCAGCAAGGGTATGATTCAGTCTGGAGACATGGCGAAGTACCGGTCAATAGTAGATACAATAGTGTGGCTGTTGCCTGCAGACAAAGGCTGTGTCTCTTGTAGTTTCTTGCTCAAATTGTTAAAAGCTTCCATTTTAGTGAACTCAGGAGAGATGGATAAGTTTGAGCTGGTAAGGAGAATAGGACAGCAACTGGAGGAGGCTTCTGTAAATGATCTTTTGATACGAGCACCAGAAGAGGAAACTACAATGTTTGATGTTAGTACGGTACAGAAAATAGTACAAGAGTTCCTAATGCAAGATAAGAGTGCTGAGATTGAATCGCTTGAAGAGAGCCATGAGCTTCAGGAGACAAGAAGGTCAGGGATTTTATCGGAGGCTTCCAAGCTGATGGTAGCAAAATTGATAGATGGATATCTTGCCGAAATTTCGAAGGATCCCAACCTAACCTTGTCGAAGTTTGTTGATCTTGCTGAAATGGTGTGCAATATCTCTCGGCCTGCTCATGACGGGCTCTACCGCGCCATTGACATGTATCTAAAG GAGCATCCAGGGATTAGCAAGAGCGAGAAGAAAAGGATATGCAAGCTGATGGACTGCAAGAAACTATCAGTTGATGCGTGCATGCATGCTGTTCAAAATGAGAGACTTCCATTGCGTATAGTAGTGCAGGTACTCTATTTTGAGCAGGTTAGGGCTGCAGCATCATCAGGCAGCAGCACTCCTGACATACCCAAAGGCATCAAGGATCTAAATAGTGGCTCTCATGGGAGCTCGAGGTCAGCAACAACTAATACAGAGGAAGACTGGGATGGGGTGGCAACACCTGAGGATCTCAAGGCACTAAAGGGGGAGCTAGCTGCTTTAAGGTTAGCCAATGGAGTGGGAGGTAGTGAAAGGAATGGTGATGGTAAAAGTAATGTGGACAAAGCTGCCATTAACAAAATGAAGGGGCTGCTTAAGTCGAAGATCCTTACCAAGCTGTGGTCTGGCAAGGGGGGACAAGGTGACAATAGCGGCTCGGATTCATCAGATAGTCTTGGTTCTCCCAACCCAGAAGAAGGTAAATCAACACCTTCCAGAAATAGGAGGCATTCAGTGTCTTAG
- the LOC121254576 gene encoding zinc finger protein ZAT10, with translation MALEALNSPTTATPFNYEDDVERQYVEPWTKRKRSKRPARIENPPTEEEYLALCLIMLARGGTNPTDSEITQQKRSRPEPPTLNLSYKCTVCNKAFPSYQALGGHKASHRKSASEAANVDTNNNHPSTSSSSVAGTSGKTHECSICHKTFPTGQALGGHKRCHYDGGNSHSNTNTNTNTNANSGVTFSEGGGSSLSQSHRGFDLNLPAFPDFWSERKRSQLSAEQEVESPLPTKKPRLFLMSPEDLVSAQD, from the coding sequence ATGGCCTTAGAAGCTCTGAATTCTCCCACCACAGCCACTCCTTTCAACTATGAAGACGACGTTGAGCGTCAATATGTGGAACCATGGACCAAGAGGAAGCGCTCCAAACGACCCGCTCGCATCGAGAACCCGCCAACCGAGGAAGAGTACCTCGCTCTCTGCCTCATCATGCTTGCCCGTGGCGGCACCAACCCCACCGACAGTGAGATTACACAACAAAAGCGCTCGCGGCCCGAGCCGCCGACCTTGAATCTATCTTACAAGTGCACCGTATGCAACAAAGCCTTCCCTTCCTACCAAGCCCTCGGCGGCCACAAGGCCAGCCACCGCAAGTCAGCCTCCGAAGCCGCCAACGTCGACACCAACAACAACCACCCATCAACTTCCTCCTCATCCGTCGCCGGCACGAGCGGTAAGACCCACGAGTGCTCCATCTGCCACAAGACCTTCCCCACCGGCCAGGCCTTGGGCGGCCACAAGCGCTGCCACTATGACGGCGGCAACAGCCACAGCAACACCAATACCAATACCAATACCAACGCCAACAGCGGCGTGACCTTCTCGGAAGGTGGCGGCTCCAGCCTCAGCCAGAGCCACCGTGGCTTCGACTTGAACCTACCGGCCTTTCCAGATTTCTGGTCCGAGAGGAAGAGGAGCCAGCTTTCGGCGGAGCAAGAAGTGGAGTCTCCTCTGCCCACAAAGAAGCCCCGCTTGTTCTTGATGAGTCCGGAAGACCTGGTTTCCGCCCAAGATTGA